In Streptomyces sclerotialus, the DNA window GCGCACCGTGCCCGGCGACTGCGTCTACCTCGCCGACGGGCTGCAGGCCCGCGAGACCCCCTGCGGTGGGACGCGGCCGGGGGCGCGGCACCAGCCCGAGTACGGGGTGACGGCGACGGTCCGGAACCGCTCCTCGTGTCCCTCCGGCACGGCCCTGTACCTCCGTCTCCCCGACCGCACCACGGGCTGTGCCCGCCGTCTCGGCGCGGTGCCCCGGCCGCCTCTTCACCCTCCGGTCACCTCTCCTCCGCCCGCGTTCCTTCCCCGCGACGGCGATCCGTGATGCCATCCGGGTGCCCCGCCACCCCCTCCCGCCCCGCCCCGAAGGAGCCCCGGTGCCGCACCCCCGCCCCGCCCTGCGCGCCTCCCTCCCCCCGTCCCCCGCGCTCTCCCCCGCCCTCGCCGCGGTCCTGGCCACCGCCCTCGCCGCCACCTTCGCGATCCCCGGGTCCGCCGCCCACCGGCAGGCCTCCGCCGCGGCACCCGCCGCCTTCACGCAGCCGGTGCGGGCAGCGCAGCCGGGCGGGTTCGCCCTGCCTGAAACGCTCACCGACTGGCGGCACGACCGGCTCGCCGCCGGTGTCGACCTGTACCAGGGCGTGCTTTCCGGGCGGCCCGGCGCCGACCGCTGGACGGCCACCGTGCGGAAGGACGGCGCGGTGCTGCACGGCCGGGAGACGGCCGACGGACTGGCCCGCGCGCTGCGTGCCGCCGGCTTCACACCGCGGGCCGAGGAGGTGTCCTGGCCGGCCGGGTCGGCACGGCGGGGCACGGTCGGCGTCCGGGTACGCGTCGGTACGTACGGCGACCAGGGCCGGGCCGACACCACGCGCAAAGCGCTGGTGGCTGCCGGCTTCGACGCGGTGAGCGAGTGGACCGGCGCCGACGGCACGCCCGGTACGGGACTGGCCCGGGTCAAGGTCGCGGTCGTCGACCCCCGGGCGTACCACGGGCGGCTGGACGCCGGTCACGGTACGGCGGTCGCCGGGCGGGAGAAGGTCACCGACCTCGCCGCCCGGTCGGGCGCGCTGCTCGCGGTGAACGCCGGGTTCTTCGTGATGGAGGAGAAGGACGGCGTACCGGGTGCCGCGGCCGGCATCGCCGCGTACGACGGGAAGCTGCAGAGCGCCGCCACGAACGGCCGGGTCGCCGCGGTCCTCCGGGGCGACGGCCTGCACCCCGAATTCCGCCGGCTGCGGACGGAGCTGAAGGTCACGGCGGGCGGCGCCACCGAACTGGTGGACGGCGTCAACCGGGTGCCGGGGAAGGTGCGCAACTGCGGCGGCGTCGGCGGTGACTCGCCTACGGAGCGGCCGCTGCACGACGTCACCTGCACCGACCCGGACGAGATCGTCCGCTTCACCCCGGAGCTGGGGGCCGGCACTCCCGCGGGGCCGGGCGTGGAGGCGGTGCTGGACGGCACGGACCGGGTCCGGGAGCTGCGCCCGCGCGGCGGTCCGGTGCCGGCGGGCGGCACCGTGCTGGCGGGTGTCGGGGCGGGCGAGCGGTGGCTGCGGGAGCACGCCGGGCCCGGCTCGGCGGTGCGGCTGCACGAGCGGATCACCGACGCCGACGGCCGCACCGTCCGTCTCGGCCGCCACGACGACATCGTCAACGGCGGCCCGCAGCTGGTCCGCGACGGCAAGGTGGCCGTGGACCTCGCCGGGGACGGCGTCGAGCACCCCGGTGACCGTTCGTTCGCGTACGCCTGGGGCATCAAGCGCAACCCGCGCATGGTGCTCGGCACCGACCGGGCCGGGCGCGTGATCCTGCTGGCCGCCGAGGGCCGCCGGCCCGGCCACAGCGACGGCCTCGGCCTGGCCGAGGCCGGTGCGCTCATCAGGTCCCTGGGCGCCACCCAGGCCATGAACCTCGACGGCGGCGGCTCGGTGGGCATGGCCGTCGACGGCCGGCTGATCACCACCCCGTCCGACGCCACCGGCGAACGTGCCGTCGGTGACGCCCTGTTGCTGCGGCGCTGAGAGGCTGCCGGTCGGGGCGTGGGCGCTGAGACGGCAGTGGGCCCGGGCGGTCGTGCCGCCCGGGCCCACGCCGGGGATCACGCTGTCGCGGAACCGCCCGTCCTCACGGACGCAGCAGCGGCATCCGCTGGACCTGCTGCTTGTCCAGCTTCTTGTCGTACGGCGCGGACGGCGCCGGTTCGCCCGCCGCCGGGGCCACGCCGGCCCACTTCAGGAGGCGCGCGGTGGCCTTGGTGCGGTCGGCTTCCTTGAGCTTGGCGATGTTGGAGCCGTGGTTGCCGCCGGGGACGGAGAAGACGTAGGAGTCCTTCGCGCCCTTGCCGACCCGGAAGTGCTCGGAACTCCAGGGGTCGTACTGGCCGTTGACGAACATCATGCGCTCGGCGTGGTGGCGCACCCAGCGGTCCACGTCCGGCATGGCCTTCTTGTCGAAGGACATGGGGATGTCACGGGGGACGAAGGTGCGGGAGTTGTTGATACCCGGGTAGCGGAGCAGGTCCGCGACGTTCGGGTAGGAGTAACCGGGCTCACCGAGCTGGGTGCCGGCCTGGTAGTAGTACGGCAGGTAGGGCTCCATGCCCTGGTCGGTGTAGCTGGCGAAGCCGCCGACCTCGTCCATCCAGTTCCACAGCGCGTCGGTGGTGGCGGTGGGCTCGGGGACCTTGGCGCAGGCGGTGTCGGCGGGCTGGTACTGCCAGAAGCCGAAGACCAGGTCGGTGACCATGATTTCGTACGCACGGTCGGTGTTGCCGGCGAGCTCGAAGGTCCAGCCCTCGGCGGCGGCCTTCTTCTGGAAGCGGTCGACCATCTCGCCGCGGCGCTTGAGCGCCTCCCGCTCGACGGCGGCGAGGTCCTTGCGGCACTCGGCGGTGCCGACGGTGGCGAAGAAGCGGTCGTACGCCGAGTCCTCGTCGTTCCGTACGTCGTTGGGCGCGACGTAGGCGACGGTGCCGTCCATGTCGTGCGGGTAGAAGCGGCGGTAGTAGGTCGCGGTCATGCCGCCCTTGCTGCCGCCGGTGGCGATCCAGTTCTTGCTGTAGATCCGGTTCAGCGCCTTGAAGATGCGGTGCTGGTCGGCGGCGGCCTGCTGGATGTCGAGCTTCTTCCAGTCGGCGGGCTCGGGCCGGGACGGGGTGAAGTAGCGGTACTCCATCGAGACCTGGTTGCCGTCGATGATCTTCGTGGGCTCGCTGCGCGTCGGCGACGTGGAGACGTTGTAGCCGGAGGTGAAGAAGACGGTGGGGCGGTCGGTCGCCTTGTGCAGCACGGTGATGCGCTGCTGGAAGGTGCCCTTGCCCGGATGCCGGTGGTCGACCGGCTGGGTGTACTTCAGGACGAAGAAGCGGTAGCCGTCGACCGGCTTCTCCTCGACGAGGCTCATTCCCGGTATCGCGAGGAGGCGGTCCTTGATGTCCGCCCCCGCGCGGCTGTCCGCGGTCGTACCGGCCGGCCCGGCGGCGGTGGCCGCCCCTGCCGTGGCGGTTCCCGCGCCGAGCGTGCCTATGAGCACCACGAGCGACAACAGCCATCTGAGCGTTCTGCGCATGCGCCCTCCCCTGGGGTTCGCAAAGGTCGCGCTGAACCTATCGGTACGACCTGCCACCGGCCACCCCCCGGCCGGCGGTTCCGGTCACACCCGTACGCGCTCCTCCTCTCCGGTGAAGGACCGCCACAGTTCGGCGTAGCGGCCGCCGCGGGCGAGGAGTTCGGCGTGCGGTCCGTCCTCGGCGACGCGGCCGCGGTCGAGGACCACGACCCGGTCGGCGCGGGCCGCCGTGGTGAGGCGGTGGGCCACCACCAGGGTGGTGCGGCGGCCGGCGAGCCGGTCCGTGGCGTGGTTGACGACGGACTCGGTGGCGAGGTCGAGGGCCGCGGTCGCCTCGTCGAGCAACAGCACGTCGGGGTCGACCAGTTCGGCACGGGCCAGGGCGAGCAGCTGGCGCTGGCCCGCGGAGAGGTTGCGGCCGCGCTCGGCGACCTCGTGGAGGTAGCCGCCGTCGAGCGTGGCGATCATGTCGTGCGCGCCCACCGCCCGGGCCGCGGCCTCCACTTCGGCGTCGGTCGCGTCGGGACGTCCGTAGGCGATGGCGTCGCGGACCGTGCCGGGGAAGAGGTACGACTCCTGGGGAACGACGCCGAGGCGGTGGCGGTAGCCGGTCAGGTCCAGGTCGCGCAGGTCGGTGCCGTCCACCCGGACCGCTCCGGACGTCGGGTCGTAGAAGCGGGCGACCAGCTTGACGAGCGTGGACTTGCCGGCGCCGGTCTCGCCGACGAACGCGACGGTCTGGCCCGCCGGGATGGTCAGGTCGATGCCGGACAGCGCCTCGGTCGGCTCGCCGTCGGCGCCCGCGTACCGGAAGTGGACGTCGTCGAAGGTGATCTCGCCCGTCAGCTCCCGGACCGGGCGCGGCTCAGCGGCCTGCGGGGTGGTGGTCGGCTCACGCAGCAGTTCCTGGATGCGGCCCAGGGACACGGACGCCTGCTGGTAGCCGTCGAAGACCTGGGAGAGCTGCTGCACGGGGGCGAAGAAGAGGTCGATGTAGAGCAGGTAGGCGACCAGCGCGCCCGCGGTGAGGGTGCCGGCGGAGACCCGGCCGGCGCCCACGATCAGGACGAGCGCCGCGGCGACCGAGGACAGCAGCTGCACGAACGGGAAGTAGACGGAGATCAGGAACTGGCCGCGGGTGCGGGCCTGCCGGTAGGCGGCGCTGCGCTCGGTGAAACGGTCGATGCCGCTGCGCTCGCGGCGGAAGGCCTGGACGATGCGGAGTCCGGCGACGCTCTCCTGGAGGTCGCCGTTGACGGCGCTGATCCGTTCGCGCGCCAGCTCGTACGCCTTCACGCTCTGCTTGCGGAAGAAGTACGTACCGATGATCAACGGCGGCAGCGTGGCGAAGACGACCAGGGCCAGCTGGACGTCGATGACCAGCAGCGCGACCAGGATGCCGAAGAAGGTGAGGACGGAGACGACGGCGGTGACCAGGCCGGTCTGGAGGAAGGTGGAGAGCGCGTCGACGTCCGTGGTCATCCGGGTCATGATCCGGCCGGTCAGCTCGCGCTCGTAGTAGTCCAGGCCGAGGCGCTGGAGCTGGGCGAAGATCTTGACGCGGAGCGCGTACAGGACGCGTTCGCCGGTACGGCCCGTCATCCGGTTGGAGCCGATCTGGGCGGCCCACTGGGCGAGCACGACGAGCAGGGCGGCGGCGGACGCGGCCCAGACGCCGTTGACCGCGGCGCGCTGTACGCCGTCGTCGATGCCGTGCCGGATCAGTACGGGCAGCAGCAGCCCGGCGACCGCGTCCACGGCGACCAGCAGCAGCGCGAGCAGCAGCGGACGGCCGAAGCCGCGCAGCAGGCGGCGCAGGCCGTAGGAGCTCTCCGGCCGCGCGGCCTGCTCCTCGTCGATGTCAGGGGTGTCGGTGGCCGGGGGCAGGGCCGCGACCTTGTCGAGGAGTTCCGGGGTGGCGGGCGTGCCGGCGAGGGCACCGGCCATGCCGCCGGGGCGGCCGGCGAGCGCGGCGGCGGAGGCGCCGGCGCCCTCGCCCGGCCCTGCGCCGTCCGCCTCCTGGCCGGTGCGGATCCAGAGCTCGGGGGTGATGCCGTCGCGGCGGGAGTCCGTGGCGTCCGTGGTGACCGTGGTCGCCGGGTCCAGCAGCCCGGTGGCCGCCGCCTCACCGGAGAAGGCCCCGGCCGTCGCGGTCTGTCCGGCCGGGTCCCGTTCCACGCCGCCCAGCTCGTCCGGGTCGGTGAGCAGCCTGCGGTACAGCGCGCAGCGCTCCTCCAGCTCCTCACGGGTACCGATGTCCAGCAGCCGGCCGCCGTCGAGGACCGCTACCCGGTCGGCGAGCGCCAGGGTGGAGGCGCGGTGCGCGATGAGCAGGGTCGTACGGCCCGCCATGACACTGCGCAGCGCCTCGTGGATCTCGTGCTCGACCCGGGCGTCGACGGCGGAGGTCGCGTCGTCCAGGACCAGGACGCGGGGGTCGGTGAGGATGGCGCGGGCCAGGGCCACGCGCTGCCGCTGGCCGCCGGACAGGCTCAGGCCCTGCTCACCGACCTCGGTGTCGTACCCGTCGGGCAGGGCCGAGATGAAGCCGTCGGCCTGGGCGGCCCGGGCGGCCGCGCGGATCTGCTCGTCGGTGGCGTCCGGGGCGCCGTAGGCGATGTTGTCCCGGATCGAGTCGGAGAAGAGGAAGCTGGTCTCGGGGACCAGGCCGATGGCGCCGCGCAGCGAGTCGGCGGTCAGATCGCGCACGTCCCGGCCGCCGACGAGCACCCGCCCGGCGCTCACGTCGTAGAAGCGCGGCAGCAGCAGGGAGACGGTGGACTTGCCGCTGCCGGAGGTGCCGACGACGGCGACGGTCTCGCCGGGTTCGATGCGCAGCGAGAAGTCGTCCAGGACGGGCCGGCCGGCCGGGTCGTCGCCGTAGCCGAAGGTGACGTGCTCGAACTCGACCGTGGCGGGCGCATCGGCGGGCAGCGGCACCGCGTCCGGGCGTTCCTCGATGACGGGCTCGGTGTCGATCAGCTCGAAGACCCGCTCGACGCCGGCACGGGCCTGCTGGCCCACGGTCAGCATCATGGCGAGCATCCGGACCGGGCCGACGAGCTGCGCGAGGTAGGTGGAGAAGGCGACGAAGGTGCCCAGCGAGACCTGGCCGCGGGTGGCCATCCAGCCGCCGAGCGCGAGCATCGCGACCTGGCCGAGGGAGGGGACGGCCTGGAGCGCGGGGGTGTAGCGGGCGTTGAGGCGTACGGTGCGCAGCCGCCCGGCGAACAGCCGCCGGCTGACCTCGCGGAGCTTGCCGGTCTCCTGCTCCTCCTGGCCGAAGCCCTTCACGACGCGGACGCCGGAGACCGAGCCGTCCACCACGCCCGCCACGGCCGCCGCCTGGCTCTGCGCGTACCAGGTCGCCGGGAAGAGCCGGGTGCGGCTGCGCTTGGCGATCCACCACAGGGCGGGGGCGACGGCGAGGGCGACGACGGTGAGCAGCGGGGACAGCATCACCATGATCACCAGCGAGATGGCGAACAGCAGGACGTTGCCCAGCATCATCGGCACCATGAACAGCAGTGACTGCACGAGCTGCAGGTCGCTGGTGCCGCGGCCGACCACCTGGCCGGTGGACAGGTCGTCCTGGCGCCGCCCGTCCAGCCGGGTGATCGCGCGGTACATCCGGGTACGCAGGTCGTGCTGGACGTCCAGGGCGAGCCGGCCGCCGTAGAACCGGCGGATGTAGGTGAGGACGTAGACGGCGAGCGCGGCGACGATCAGCAGGGTGGCCCAGGGGGCGAGGGACCGTTCGTGCCGGACGATGACGTCATCGATGATCAGCTTCGGTACGAGCGGGACCAGTGCCATGACGGCCATCCCGGCGAGCGAGGAGCCGAGCGCGAGCAGTACGTCCTTCCTGTACTGCCAGCATGTGCGCGTCAGCCGCCGCGCCCAGCCCTCTTGTGCCGTGTCCGTGCCCGCCACGCGACGCCTCCCGCCGGTCGACTCCCTGCCGCAAGGCACCAACATCGCCGGCCGGTGATTTCATCCCACCGCAACAATTCCCGTGGCCGTGGGCGGCACGCACGGACAGTTACGTCAGATACGGACGGTCATGTCGTACAGCCGGGTGATCTGCTTCGGGTTCTGGTTGTCGTCGCTGACCAGCAGGACGTGCAGCCGGCCGGCGCGCCGCTCCAGCACCGTCATGCCCTCGATGTTGTCCAGGAGGGGATTGAGCTGCGGCTGCTTGGCCGGGGCGCCGAGGGAGGGGCAGCGCGTGAGGTCGGCGAGCAAGGTCTTGCGCGCGGGGCGTACGGCCTCCGAGAGGCGCTCGACGCGGCTGGTGTCGCTCGCGCGGCGCGGATCGGCGAGGTAGAGGCGGACGATGTTGCCCTGCGGGGTGAAGGTGCGCTCCAGGACGAGCAGGCGGCCGTCGCCGAGCGCGGTGATCTCGGGGACGGTCATGCCCTCGTCGACCGGGT includes these proteins:
- a CDS encoding phosphodiester glycosidase family protein, yielding MPHPRPALRASLPPSPALSPALAAVLATALAATFAIPGSAAHRQASAAAPAAFTQPVRAAQPGGFALPETLTDWRHDRLAAGVDLYQGVLSGRPGADRWTATVRKDGAVLHGRETADGLARALRAAGFTPRAEEVSWPAGSARRGTVGVRVRVGTYGDQGRADTTRKALVAAGFDAVSEWTGADGTPGTGLARVKVAVVDPRAYHGRLDAGHGTAVAGREKVTDLAARSGALLAVNAGFFVMEEKDGVPGAAAGIAAYDGKLQSAATNGRVAAVLRGDGLHPEFRRLRTELKVTAGGATELVDGVNRVPGKVRNCGGVGGDSPTERPLHDVTCTDPDEIVRFTPELGAGTPAGPGVEAVLDGTDRVRELRPRGGPVPAGGTVLAGVGAGERWLREHAGPGSAVRLHERITDADGRTVRLGRHDDIVNGGPQLVRDGKVAVDLAGDGVEHPGDRSFAYAWGIKRNPRMVLGTDRAGRVILLAAEGRRPGHSDGLGLAEAGALIRSLGATQAMNLDGGGSVGMAVDGRLITTPSDATGERAVGDALLLRR
- a CDS encoding S28 family serine protease — protein: MRRTLRWLLSLVVLIGTLGAGTATAGAATAAGPAGTTADSRAGADIKDRLLAIPGMSLVEEKPVDGYRFFVLKYTQPVDHRHPGKGTFQQRITVLHKATDRPTVFFTSGYNVSTSPTRSEPTKIIDGNQVSMEYRYFTPSRPEPADWKKLDIQQAAADQHRIFKALNRIYSKNWIATGGSKGGMTATYYRRFYPHDMDGTVAYVAPNDVRNDEDSAYDRFFATVGTAECRKDLAAVEREALKRRGEMVDRFQKKAAAEGWTFELAGNTDRAYEIMVTDLVFGFWQYQPADTACAKVPEPTATTDALWNWMDEVGGFASYTDQGMEPYLPYYYQAGTQLGEPGYSYPNVADLLRYPGINNSRTFVPRDIPMSFDKKAMPDVDRWVRHHAERMMFVNGQYDPWSSEHFRVGKGAKDSYVFSVPGGNHGSNIAKLKEADRTKATARLLKWAGVAPAAGEPAPSAPYDKKLDKQQVQRMPLLRP
- a CDS encoding ABC transporter ATP-binding protein; translation: MLVPCGRESTGGRRRVAGTDTAQEGWARRLTRTCWQYRKDVLLALGSSLAGMAVMALVPLVPKLIIDDVIVRHERSLAPWATLLIVAALAVYVLTYIRRFYGGRLALDVQHDLRTRMYRAITRLDGRRQDDLSTGQVVGRGTSDLQLVQSLLFMVPMMLGNVLLFAISLVIMVMLSPLLTVVALAVAPALWWIAKRSRTRLFPATWYAQSQAAAVAGVVDGSVSGVRVVKGFGQEEQETGKLREVSRRLFAGRLRTVRLNARYTPALQAVPSLGQVAMLALGGWMATRGQVSLGTFVAFSTYLAQLVGPVRMLAMMLTVGQQARAGVERVFELIDTEPVIEERPDAVPLPADAPATVEFEHVTFGYGDDPAGRPVLDDFSLRIEPGETVAVVGTSGSGKSTVSLLLPRFYDVSAGRVLVGGRDVRDLTADSLRGAIGLVPETSFLFSDSIRDNIAYGAPDATDEQIRAAARAAQADGFISALPDGYDTEVGEQGLSLSGGQRQRVALARAILTDPRVLVLDDATSAVDARVEHEIHEALRSVMAGRTTLLIAHRASTLALADRVAVLDGGRLLDIGTREELEERCALYRRLLTDPDELGGVERDPAGQTATAGAFSGEAAATGLLDPATTVTTDATDSRRDGITPELWIRTGQEADGAGPGEGAGASAAALAGRPGGMAGALAGTPATPELLDKVAALPPATDTPDIDEEQAARPESSYGLRRLLRGFGRPLLLALLLVAVDAVAGLLLPVLIRHGIDDGVQRAAVNGVWAASAAALLVVLAQWAAQIGSNRMTGRTGERVLYALRVKIFAQLQRLGLDYYERELTGRIMTRMTTDVDALSTFLQTGLVTAVVSVLTFFGILVALLVIDVQLALVVFATLPPLIIGTYFFRKQSVKAYELARERISAVNGDLQESVAGLRIVQAFRRERSGIDRFTERSAAYRQARTRGQFLISVYFPFVQLLSSVAAALVLIVGAGRVSAGTLTAGALVAYLLYIDLFFAPVQQLSQVFDGYQQASVSLGRIQELLREPTTTPQAAEPRPVRELTGEITFDDVHFRYAGADGEPTEALSGIDLTIPAGQTVAFVGETGAGKSTLVKLVARFYDPTSGAVRVDGTDLRDLDLTGYRHRLGVVPQESYLFPGTVRDAIAYGRPDATDAEVEAAARAVGAHDMIATLDGGYLHEVAERGRNLSAGQRQLLALARAELVDPDVLLLDEATAALDLATESVVNHATDRLAGRRTTLVVAHRLTTAARADRVVVLDRGRVAEDGPHAELLARGGRYAELWRSFTGEEERVRV